One Hevea brasiliensis isolate MT/VB/25A 57/8 chromosome 5, ASM3005281v1, whole genome shotgun sequence genomic region harbors:
- the LOC110643018 gene encoding pentatricopeptide repeat-containing protein At5g06540, with protein MSSTSSSSLVSRTLKLKNPKLLLLESCSTLLQLKIIHAHMIRTHSIFDVFAVSRLIAFSIDNNLLDYALQVFYQIQNPNLFIYNAFIRGYSGSKSPDQSFHFYVQSQRVGIFPDNLTYPFLVKSCTQLGSLDMGIQAHGQVIRHGFENDVYVQNSLVNMYATLGDIKAASYIFRTMSRLDVVSWTSIIAGYNKSGDVESARKLFDRMPEKNLVTWSIMISGYAKNNLFDKAIELYQVLQSEGVQANETVMVSVISSCAHLGALELGERAHDYVVRNKMTVNLILGTALIDMYARCGSIDKAVQVFEKLPEGDALSWTALIAGFAMHGHAEKAVQYFSEMIKSGLTPRDITFTAVLSACSHRGLVERGMEIFESMKRDYGIEPRLEHYGCMVDLLGRAGKLAEAEKFALEMPVKPNAPIWGALLGACGTYKNAEIGERVGKILIELQPEHSGYYVLLSNIYARTNKWENVESMRQMMKERKIKKPPGYSLIEMDGEVHNFTIGDKTHPEIEKIERMWEEILKKIRPVGYTGNTTDAMFDIDEEEKENALHRHSEKLAIAYGIMRTKARTTIRIVKNLRVCEDCHTATKLISKVYERELIVRDRNRFHHFKGGACSCMDYW; from the coding sequence ATGAGCAGCACTAGCAGTAGCAGCTTAGTTTCGAGAACGCTAAAGCTAAAGAATCCAAAACTTTTGCTGCTAGAATCTTGCTCTACCCTCTTACAGCTGAAAATCATCCATGCCCATATGATAAGAACCCACAGCATCTTTGATGTATTTGCAGTTAGTCGGTTAATTGCTTTTAGCATAGACAATAACTTGCTAGATTATGCATTACAGGTCTTTTACCAAATCCAAAACCCCAACCTCTTTATTTACAATGCATTTATCAGGGGTTATTCAGGAAGCAAAAGCCCAGATCAGTCCTTCCATTTCTATGTCCAATCGCAAAGGGTAGGTATATTTCCTGATAATCTTACTTACCCATTTTTAGTCAAGTCATGTACTCAGTTGGGGTCCTTGGATATGGGAATTCAAGCCCATGGCCAAGTAATTAGGCATGGATTTGAAAATGATGTTTATGTGCAAAACTCACTTGTTAACATGTATGCTACACTTGGGGATATAAAGGCTGCAAGCTATATCTTTCGAACAATGTCTCGGTTAGATGTTGTTTCTTGGACTTCAATTATAGCAGGTTATAATAAATCAGGAGATGTTGAGTCAGCACGCAAACTGTTCGACAGAATGCCAGAGAAGAACTTGGTTACATGGAGTATAATGATCAGTGGTTATGCCAAGAACAATTTATTTGACAAGGCAATAGAATTGTATCAAGTTCTTCAGTCTGAAGGGGTTCAAGCAAATGAGACGGTAATGGTTAGTGTAATATCTTCATGTGCTCACTTAGGTGCCCTTGAATTGGGAGAAAGAGCTCATGATTATGTGGTGAGAAATAAGATGACTGTCAATTTGATACTTGGTACTGCCCTAATAGATATGTATGCTAGATGTGGAAGTATTGATAAAGCTGTTCAGGTATTTGAGAAACTTCCGGAGGGGGATGCCTTAAGCTGGACTGCCCTTATTGCTGGATTTGCAATGCATGGTCATGCAGAGAAAGCAGTTCAGTATTTCTCAGAAATGATAAAGAGTGGACTAACCCCAAGAGACATCACCTTTACTGCAGTTTTATCGGCTTGCAGTCATAGAGGATTGGTTGAAAGAGGGATGGAGATATTTGAAAGCATGAAAAGAGACTATGGGATTGAGCCTAGATTGGAACACTATGGGTGCATGGTTGATCTGTTAGGCCGAGCAGGGAAGTTAGCAGAAGCTGAGAAGTTTGCCCTTGAAATGCCGGTGAAGCCTAATGCACCAATTTGGGGAGCATTGCTTGGAGCTTGCGGGACATACAAAAATGCAGAAATTGGGGAAAGAGTGGGAAAGATTTTGATCGAGTTACAACCAGAACATAGTGGCTACTACGTGCTGCTTTCAAACATTTATGCTCGCACAAACAAGTGGGAGAATGTCGAAAGCATGAGACAGATGAtgaaggaaagaaaaataaagaaaccaCCTGGATACAGTCTGATTGAGATGGATGGGGAGGTTCATAATTTTACCATAGGAGACAAAACACACCCAGAAATAGAGAAGATAGAAAGAATGTGGGAAGAGATTCTTAAGAAGATAAGACCTGTAGGATACACTGGAAACACTACTGATGCAATGTTTGACatagatgaagaagaaaaagaaaatgcccTGCACAGGCACAGTGAGAAACTCGCTATAGCATACGGGATTATGAGAACTAAAGCTCGTACCACCATTCGGATAGTGAAGAACTTGCGAGTATGTGAAGATTGCCACACAGCTACAAAGCTGATTTCTAAGGTTTATGAACGAGAGTTGATTGTAAGAGACAGGAACAGGTTCCATCATTTTAAAGGAGGTGCCTGTTCTTGCATGGATTACTGGTGA